The Candidatus Deferrimicrobiaceae bacterium sequence CAATTTGCCCTTTTCCCGAACGAGCAGGCCGATGCGTCGAGCCGGGCCCTTCTCTGCGTCGACGAGGAAGGCGTCGGTCACGCCGAAGCCGATTTGCGGGGTTCGCCAGGCAAGGCGCAGCGTGCCGGCATCCTGCACAAAGGCAACCAGTTCGGCCCCCGACTGCACCTTGACGTTTTCGAAGAATACTCCGGGCGTGACAAGATTATTGAGGGCGACCAGTTCTTCGATCCCGTCGTCGTTCAGGTCGACCGCCATGAACCTTGGCGGAATGTTGATCGGCCCCTCGCGCAACGAATCGGCCGAGACGGCCGCCGGCGTGAAATCGGTCCCCCGGATCGATTCGGGCGCGGTGCCCAACGCCTTTCCCTCCGGGTCGTATAAGGAGATCGACCCTCCTTTTCCGAACACGACGATCCGCTTGGCCTGCCCCGAGTTCAGGGTGCCCACGCTATATAGCCCTGTGCCGGGCGGCAATGGGAGCACACCCCCTTTGTCGGGGATCTCGCCTTCACCGTAACGATCGAATGCCAGGCGGAAGATGTCCCCCTTGAAAAAGGTGACCGGATCCGATTCCTGGCCCAGGATATTCGACCCGCCCTTGTCGAGGGCGACCGGGCTCAGGAGCCATGGGATCCCGGCGACCTTTTTCCGATAATCTTTCCCGTCGAAGGCCCATATATCGCTGATGGCCTGCCCGCCGGCAAAACGGACCGCGATGATCTCGGCAAAGCCGTTGTGGTCGAGGTCGGCGGTCTCGACCCGGAAGATGCCGGTCCCGGCTTCCTTGATCCGGTATTTCTCGACCAGCTCGTCGCCGTCGATCCGGAAGATGGCGATCTCGGATGGGAATGCCACGATCAGCTCGGGCTTTCCGTCCCGGTCCGAATCGGCAAGCCTGGCCGAGACCGGATTGCCGGGGAAGGCGGCGCTTCGGGTCAGGTTCCCGGAAAACCCGGGAATTCGCCCCTTGCCGCCCGCCCGGTCGTCCCCGAAAAAGCGGAGTTTGAGGTTGGCCGTGGCTTCGGTGATCAATCGACGATAGATCGGGGAAAGTCCGACGGACGGGGGTGGCTGCCCCTCGGCATCGTCAAGCGCGGATGCGACGACGGTCTTCCCGACCGCGCCCGGCTCGCTCGGCACGATCCGGAGCTCGATCGAGACGGAGTGGCCGATGCGGACCAGGGAGCCCTCGAACAGGTAAGGCGTCCCGAGCGATCTCGCTTTGTTGGCCAGCGCGCCGGGGTCGGATTTGCCGTCTTGCGACAGGATCCGGATGTCGAAGCGGTCGGAAAGCTTGTCGACGATGGCGCGGTCGAGCGTCCCGTTCCGGAGGGACGCATCGTTGTCGCCGGAGATCGCAAGCGGGACGAGCGCGGCGCTCTGCCGGGAAGCGGAGGCGACCGATCCGGTCAAGGAAATAGAAGCCGCGATCAGGAGCATTGCAAGGATGCCGGGAAAATTGAATCGCATCATTTGAGCAGCGACGAGATCTTCTTGAATTCGGGCGTCCCGGCACGTTTCAGGAGGGAAAACAGCGCGGTCTCGGTGCTGAAGACCACCGCCCCGGCGTGGATCATCGACCGGAGTCCGCTCTCGTAATTGTGGCGGAAACGGGAGGACACCGCGTCGTCGATGACGAATACGGAATACCCGGCCCGCATCAGGTCGATCGCGGTCTGGTAAACGCACACGTGGGTTTCCATCCCGACCAGGATCGCATGCTTCCTCCCCAGGGAACCGAGATGGGACAGGAACCCCTCGTCACGAGCGCAGCTGAAGGTGCTTTTCTCGTATCGGGAGATCGGCTTGCCCTCGAGCGCTTGCTCGACCTCGGCCACGGTGCGCCCGAGACCCTTCGGGTATTGTTCGGTCACGACGATCGGGACGGAAAGGGTTCCTGCCGCCTCGATCAAGATTTGCGTGTTTTTCAACGCGATGCGATACAGTTCGGGATCGATGGCGCCGACAAGCCGTTCCTGGATGTCGACGACCACCAGGACGGATTTTTCCATGTCCATGAAATCAACCATACACTGCCCCCTCCACGCTCGATGAACGTTCTTTATGGCTTCATTCTAAATCGAATCGGGGAAGCGAGGCGGCGAAAAAGGAAACGGGGAGAGCACGTATCCTGCGCGGTCTCCCCGGCATGATGCCTGCGGGTACGGGGGTCGAGATCAGGCGAAGGTGTCGACCTTCCCGTCGCGAACGACCGGCTCCTTGACTTCGACCGCCTGGTTGACCGGGGAAGCAGCCTGCTGGATCAGGTTGACCGCCGCCTGGCCTTCGGCTTTCTGGGCGTCGAGCGCCTTCTTGACGACCAAAGTGGATACGTCGGTGACTTTTTGGGCTGCGGGTTCGTTGTTGAGAGCGGACATGACGGGTGTGATCTGCATGGTGACCTCCTCTTGTTCGGTAGGAAAGTTCCCTGTACAACTTATCGGCAGCCTGCCGAAATAACTTCAGAACTATTTCGGTTTGGCGATAAAATCGAATCAGAAAATATTCGAGGGAGCGCAGTCTTGCCGAAAACCGTCAGGCACGGACATATCGGAATCGCCGGATTCGCAGCAGTGGCGGTGCTGTTTGCCGGATGCCCCGCGTTCGCCGACATCTACAAGTGGGTCGACGACCAGGGAACCATGCATTTCACCGACGACCCCGTCTCGATCCCCGCGTCGAAACGGGATCAATCGGTCCCGCTCATCAAGGAGCCGCCGAAGGATGCGGATAACGTCGCGCCCGAGACGCCCCCTCCCGCCACGGTCCAGGCGACACCTGAGCCGATCCCGACCGATGCCGGCGAGACCAGGGACGAGGCGCTCGCCCGCGAGATCGAGCAGCTCAAGGCAAAGATCGCGGCCAAGGAAGCCCTCATCAAGGCAGTCGACGACAAACGCTCCCAGTTCCCCAACCCGATGCGGAACCGGATCGTGAATACGGCCGACATGGATCTCTATAAAAAATACACGGTAGAGCTCCCGGGCGATCGCGAGCATCTGCAACAGCTCGAGACGCAGCTTCAGGGGAGCCGCTGAATTCCGAACACCCCGGGAATCGGTGCGGATACCGTCATCGGCTCCCCGGTTGCCGGGTGGTTGAAGGTCACCTCCGCGGCATGCAGCATCAGCCGGATTGAGTCTCCCGTCTCACGATTGCCGTAGAGCCCATCGCCGCGGATCGGGAAGCCGGCGGCCGCGAGATGCGCGCGAATCTGGTGACGCCGCCCCTTGACGATCCGGGCGCACACGATGGTGCAGCCATCCTCCTCCTGCAACGGGACGACATGGGTCCAGTAGATCGATTGCGGATCCGGCGTATCGTGCCGAACGCGAACCCGCTCCCCTCCCTGCGTCTCGATGACGCCCTTCAGGATGGCCGGCCCCGGGAATATTCCTTCTACCGTGCAAAGGTACCGCTTCATGAGACGTCCGCTCTCCCTCTCCGCGAGAAGAAATCGATAGGCCTCAAGCGTCAAGGCCCCGAGGACGACCCCGCTGGTATCCCGGTCGAGCCTTGAAAGCAGTGGCCCGCCCGCGGATTCGCACCACCCGAATCGCCCCGGAAAACGCCAGAGGAGATAGCCGGAAAGCGTCCCGGCTTCCCGGACCTTGACCGGTTCGGTCTGGACCCCGGCCGGCTTGTCGAGGATCGCGACGGATTCGTCGCTATAGACGACCGATGCGCCCGGGATATCCCCGGGGACGGGTTCCCAGTCTGTATTCTCGGCCAGGCTCCGGACCGAAACGACCTGCCCCGCGCGAACGAAGTCGCCCTTGTTCCCCTTTCGACCGTCGATCGACACTTCGCCCCGTTCCAGCGCCAGGCGGATGGACCTGCCCTGCACCCCGGGAAATGCCTCCCGGAGGACGCGATCGAGACGGTGATCGGCATTCGCTTGAGACACGATGATCTCGAGGTGGGTCAGCAGGGGAAAGTCTCCAGGATTCGACTCCGGATCGTAGAGCGTATAATTGACGCAGGAATGGGCATGGTTTCTATCAAACGCTGTAAAGGGGGCCCGGGATGTATTCAAAACTGCTGGTGCCGCTCGACGGTTCTACCCTTGCCGAGAAGGCGGTCTCGCACGC is a genomic window containing:
- a CDS encoding FG-GAP-like repeat-containing protein, encoding MMRFNFPGILAMLLIAASISLTGSVASASRQSAALVPLAISGDNDASLRNGTLDRAIVDKLSDRFDIRILSQDGKSDPGALANKARSLGTPYLFEGSLVRIGHSVSIELRIVPSEPGAVGKTVVASALDDAEGQPPPSVGLSPIYRRLITEATANLKLRFFGDDRAGGKGRIPGFSGNLTRSAAFPGNPVSARLADSDRDGKPELIVAFPSEIAIFRIDGDELVEKYRIKEAGTGIFRVETADLDHNGFAEIIAVRFAGGQAISDIWAFDGKDYRKKVAGIPWLLSPVALDKGGSNILGQESDPVTFFKGDIFRLAFDRYGEGEIPDKGGVLPLPPGTGLYSVGTLNSGQAKRIVVFGKGGSISLYDPEGKALGTAPESIRGTDFTPAAVSADSLREGPINIPPRFMAVDLNDDGIEELVALNNLVTPGVFFENVKVQSGAELVAFVQDAGTLRLAWRTPQIGFGVTDAFLVDAEKGPARRIGLLVREKGKLLENLSEWRIVWMR
- a CDS encoding isochorismatase family protein yields the protein MVDFMDMEKSVLVVVDIQERLVGAIDPELYRIALKNTQILIEAAGTLSVPIVVTEQYPKGLGRTVAEVEQALEGKPISRYEKSTFSCARDEGFLSHLGSLGRKHAILVGMETHVCVYQTAIDLMRAGYSVFVIDDAVSSRFRHNYESGLRSMIHAGAVVFSTETALFSLLKRAGTPEFKKISSLLK
- a CDS encoding DUF4124 domain-containing protein; its protein translation is MPKTVRHGHIGIAGFAAVAVLFAGCPAFADIYKWVDDQGTMHFTDDPVSIPASKRDQSVPLIKEPPKDADNVAPETPPPATVQATPEPIPTDAGETRDEALAREIEQLKAKIAAKEALIKAVDDKRSQFPNPMRNRIVNTADMDLYKKYTVELPGDREHLQQLETQLQGSR
- a CDS encoding RluA family pseudouridine synthase, translated to MQGRSIRLALERGEVSIDGRKGNKGDFVRAGQVVSVRSLAENTDWEPVPGDIPGASVVYSDESVAILDKPAGVQTEPVKVREAGTLSGYLLWRFPGRFGWCESAGGPLLSRLDRDTSGVVLGALTLEAYRFLLAERESGRLMKRYLCTVEGIFPGPAILKGVIETQGGERVRVRHDTPDPQSIYWTHVVPLQEEDGCTIVCARIVKGRRHQIRAHLAAAGFPIRGDGLYGNRETGDSIRLMLHAAEVTFNHPATGEPMTVSAPIPGVFGIQRLP